The sequence TTGAGCTGTAGCATTTATGATTTCAATTTTAGAAATTGCTATCTCAGATTCCACCTGTATCGTTTCATCAAATGGATTTGGATAAATAGTTATTTGAGTATTTTCATTATCAAAAATTCCTGTGCCGATGCCAACAAAAACAGTGGTGGAAATACTGCAACCCAATGCATCTATCACTGTAAGATAATAGGTTGCGGGATATACATTTTCTATTTCTGTTCCGATTAATCCATCGCTCCATAAATAAGTGTAAGGTGCTGTTCCTCCACTCACATTTATTGTAATACTTCCACCCGGACCATCATCGGGTGAAGGTGTTGAAGTGCTTTCAATAAATATTGGTGAATTATAATTAATTGCAATAGAATCATACAGCGAACAGCCCGATTGATATTCTATTTCCAATGCATAATTTCCTGCTTCGGATACTATTATTATTTGCGTAGTATCTACTGTATTCCAATGAAAAGAAAATATTGTATCTGCATAATTAATTTCTAATTGCAAAGTATCACCATAGCAAAGTAAAGTATCATTGCCTAACACATTTGCAAATACATCCTGTTCTGCTGATGCAATAGTTATTGTATCAAATAAATAACAATCACCCGAACCATAATGCATTTGAATAGTATAAATTCCTGCTTCTTCTATATTGATATGCGGAGTAGTTTCTCCTGTATTCCAAAGTATTTCCGTACCCGGATAATCTGTACCAATTTGCAAACTACCACCCGGACAAAAAGTAGTATCATTTCCCAATACATTTACTGCAACATCACCGGTTACTAAAATGGTATCGGTGATTGTTCTAAAACATTGTTCAGGTGAAAAGCGGTAAGCCACTTCTTCAATATCGGTATCATACCATTTATCTCTTAACCACGGAATCCTTTCGGGATTATGTGTATTAATTCCAATAGTGCCTTCCAGATTACTTATGCCCTGAGATATACCCCAAAATTCAACGCCGGGTAAATGATTTACAACAATATCAATACTATTATTTTCTTCATACAAAATACCATACACATCTATATATTTTCCCGCTTCATAATCGCAACGTACGCTATCATAATGCAGAATAAATCTTCTATAAGGAGCTGTGCCTTCTGTGCTATATCGCACCCTACCATAAGCAGCAGGATTCATATCACCCCCTGCCAGCACAACAAGATTTGTTATAGCTCCGGAATAATCCGGAATGGCAGGATACCATGTATCATGTGGCGCACCAAAACTCATATATCCATTACTTGCTACATACACACTATCGTAAGTTTGATTGAAATAAGTAAAATAAAATCCGAGATATATCTTTTCCCAATCCGTATCTGCAAGTGGAATACTATCGGCTTCCGTCATTGTAGGTTCTGCATATTCTATTTCTGAAAACTGATAATTAAAACTCATTTCATAAGTATAAGAAATTTCAGAAGTAAAATCCTCACCAACAATCATAGGATCAAAACTTCCTGTTGCACTATTTGTAATTCCTGTTCCATTCCAAAGTCCTCCACCTTGTTCAGGTGATGCTTGAATTAAGCCTGCATTAATACAAATAGTATCCGGCAAACCTGCACTACTTAATGGTGGACATAAACTTTCTATTTGCATAACAAGTGTATCATTATCCGTGATAGTGTCTCCCTGAGTTATTGTATAAGCTGTAATAGAATGTACACCACATCCTGAAAAATTTGCTGTAGCAGAAAACATTGCAGTATCACTATGTTGAGGTGGAATTGCAAATTCAAAATTTTCGCAAACTTCTGCGCCACCATCCACACTAAAACACACTGTAATCTCAGTTAGCGTATCTGTTCCATAATTATATAATAACACTTGTAAAGTTTCTTCTTCTGTAAGTTGACAATTAACTAATGGTGCAGCAATAGCAAAAGCACCGGCATCTACAGGCCCATGCATACAACCCGATAAGTAATACAAAATATTACGACGAAGATTTTTGTAATTGGATAATAATTCATCCCAATGCCAGATGGCGAAAGTAGAAGCTATTACTTTACCTTCCCCCCATTCAAAATAAATTAAAGGTGCTCTTTGTGGAAATGTATCACCGGATGATGTATTAATTATGGTATCATATAGGATTGTATCTATTGCGTTACCCGTGAATGACCCAACAGAAAGTAATGGACCACTTCCTGGTCTTGCTGTAATTGGATAAGCAAAAGAAATTAGATTAGGGGCATAAGTAATGGAATGCAGAGTATCAACAATTAATGCATACGCACTCCCATAAGGTATAATTTTTAAGCTATCAAATCCTAAGGATAAATATACCGGATCAGGTAAGGCGATGTTCATATATAAATTTCCACCTCCGGCTACAAATTCTTCTATTTCAGTAGTATAGATTTCATAAAATTCTGTGAATTCATAGTAATCACAAAATCCATCCAAAAACAACAAACAAGTATTATCTAAAAACTCATTTGCACTATCAATTTCATCAAAAGTAAATCGCTGCCAGCCACCATCATCTTCATTGCCAAATACATCACGAAATAATTTTACATCTTCATCCAAGTAGTACATTCCATCATAACAATATCCAGAATAATTAGAAATAAAAACTACTCTTTGAGCATTTGCATTAATATTAAAGTAACATGAAATAAAAATTAGAAGAAGAAAAGAAAAAGATTTTTGAGAATGCATGCTATGAGGTAATTGAAAAAATTTATTATTCAAATATACAAAATATGAAAATCACTTTAAAATTTACTTATCTGATAAAAAAAATAAATCAAAATAGAAAGGTAAAATGATTTGGGAATAGAGTAATCATTTGATAAGTACTAAGCATAAATTTTTCTATGTGACTCTCTGTGTAATTTTCAGCTCTTCCAACTCACCCCTGCCCCTCTCTTTGGAAGAGAGGGGGATTCTCTGTGTAAATTTTCAGTTTGTTTTGCTGTTTTTTTCTTAGCGTTCTTTGCGGTTATTTTTTTTTACCATTCATTCCGATATTAATCGGAACTTTCAGCTACTCACCATTCACTATTCACCATTCACTATTCACTTTTTTTTCTCTGTGAATCTCCGTGTAATTTTCAGCTCTTCCAACTCACCCCTGCCCCTCTCTTTGGAAGAGAGGGGAATGCACATTAATTTTTCAGTTTGTTTTTGCGTATTTTTCTTAGCATTCTTTGCGGTTTTTCTCACCTCTCTACTCACTTCTCACTACTCACCATTCACCATTCACCATTCTCAGTGCAGCTCTTCCAACTCCCCCTCTCTTTGGAAGAGGGGGGACTCTGTGTAATTTTTCAGTTTGTTTTTCGCTATTTTTTTCTTAGCGTTCTTTGCGGTTATTTTTTTCCTCACTACTCACTACTCACTCTACCATTCACTACTCACCATTACCATTCACTATTTTCTCTG is a genomic window of Bacteroidota bacterium containing:
- a CDS encoding T9SS type A sorting domain-containing protein, which gives rise to MHSQKSFSFLLLIFISCYFNINANAQRVVFISNYSGYCYDGMYYLDEDVKLFRDVFGNEDDGGWQRFTFDEIDSANEFLDNTCLLFLDGFCDYYEFTEFYEIYTTEIEEFVAGGGNLYMNIALPDPVYLSLGFDSLKIIPYGSAYALIVDTLHSITYAPNLISFAYPITARPGSGPLLSVGSFTGNAIDTILYDTIINTSSGDTFPQRAPLIYFEWGEGKVIASTFAIWHWDELLSNYKNLRRNILYYLSGCMHGPVDAGAFAIAAPLVNCQLTEEETLQVLLYNYGTDTLTEITVCFSVDGGAEVCENFEFAIPPQHSDTAMFSATANFSGCGVHSITAYTITQGDTITDNDTLVMQIESLCPPLSSAGLPDTICINAGLIQASPEQGGGLWNGTGITNSATGSFDPMIVGEDFTSEISYTYEMSFNYQFSEIEYAEPTMTEADSIPLADTDWEKIYLGFYFTYFNQTYDSVYVASNGYMSFGAPHDTWYPAIPDYSGAITNLVVLAGGDMNPAAYGRVRYSTEGTAPYRRFILHYDSVRCDYEAGKYIDVYGILYEENNSIDIVVNHLPGVEFWGISQGISNLEGTIGINTHNPERIPWLRDKWYDTDIEEVAYRFSPEQCFRTITDTILVTGDVAVNVLGNDTTFCPGGSLQIGTDYPGTEILWNTGETTPHINIEEAGIYTIQMHYGSGDCYLFDTITIASAEQDVFANVLGNDTLLCYGDTLQLEINYADTIFSFHWNTVDTTQIIIVSEAGNYALEIEYQSGCSLYDSIAINYNSPIFIESTSTPSPDDGPGGSITINVSGGTAPYTYLWSDGLIGTEIENVYPATYYLTVIDALGCSISTTVFVGIGTGIFDNENTQITIYPNPFDETIQVESEIAISKIEIINATAQYVFSTSYNTVENTIILNTNFLTQGIYILKTSMVNGESYTFLVNKI